One Xylocopa sonorina isolate GNS202 unplaced genomic scaffold, iyXylSono1_principal scaffold0014, whole genome shotgun sequence genomic window carries:
- the LOC143431814 gene encoding flightin-like: protein MWADEEPAPWDIEETPEEQPEGAPAEGAAAGEAPPEKIQIKLEKIEPPHYNRHWVRPIFLNYAYLYDYRKNYYDDVIDYLNQRQKGLYREPPRAQEWAERTLRTYDEKNLDKSVKRSADLKYIINMRHEPRYYSYHTRAYYSLKYQKIL from the exons ATGTGGGCAGATGAGGAACCAGCGCCATGGGATATCGAGGAGACTCCTGAGGAGCAACCGGAAGGCGCTCCTGCTGAAGGCGCAGCAGCTGGCGAGGCTCCACCAGAGAAGATTCAGATTAAATTAGAGAAAATCGAACCGCCTCATTACAATCGTCATTGGGTTCGTCCCATATTCCTTAATTACGCCTATCTTTACGATTATAG AAAGAATTACTACGATGACGTAATCGATTATCTGAACCAAAGGCAGAAAGGGCTGTATCGAGAACCACCGAGGGCGCAGGAGTGGGCCGAGCGAACGCTCAGAACGTACGACGAGAAGAACCTCGACAAGAGCGTGAAACGATCAGCTGATTTGAAATACATAATCAACATGAGACACGAGCCCAGATATTACAGCTACCATACTCGAGCGTATTACAGTCTGAAGTATCAAAAGATCTTGTAA